CTTCAATATTATGTAGCCATGCGTGCATGTGACGAGGCTGGAAATTGCTCAGACTATGCATTCGTTGATTCCATGAGTGCTGGTTATCCGCCAAATCCGATTACCGATCTGACAGTGGCTGAACCTCTCGCACCCATCGACAATATCTCAACCGTTGTGATGACCTGGAGCGCACCGGAAGATACGGGATCTGGTGGCATAATTCAGGCGGCCGCAAGCTACGCGTTTGGGTACAGCCTATTCCCCATCATTACGGCAGCACAGTTTAACGACCCTGCCCATACCACTGCACACAACCCAGGCCTTGCAGTCATACCGGCGACCCCTGGTACACAACAGTCAACCAGTATCACCGGGCTACAAACTGGTGTGACATACTACTTTGCAATTGTTTCCTACGACGAGATGGGACGTGCATCCACGGTAACCGCCGTTCCCTTCAGCACCATCGATATTACCGCACCTGATCCTGTGAGCGATCTGGTTGCCATAACTGGCTCCGGATACAGCACTGTTCAACTCAGCTGGACACCACCAGGCGATGATGGCGATTTGGGCACCATCGCATCGATTGAGCTTTACTCTTCAACGGTTCCAACCACCGGTGAAAGCTGCTTAACACCTTCTTCAAACTGCACGGCTCACGATATTGTCGATCCCTTGGCATCCTCTCGAACCGTCACATCCCTAACGGATGAAGCGATGATCTACTTTGCCCTTCGCGCATGTGATGAGGCGTCCAATTGCTCACCCTTTAGTTACACCCAAGCCAGAACCCGAGATGTTGCACCGGATGCCCTGAACATTAGCCTTGTGCCACAGAGTCGGTCGACCAACGGTTTCCAGATCGAATTTACAGCCCCCGGCGACGATGGCGATACAGGAACAGCTCAGGAATATTTTGTTTATGTGAGTGCCAACTCGATGACAGCTGAAACCTTGGGTGATGCCGATGATGTCCGTGTTGCCAATACGCAGCCTCTGTCTGCGGGACAATCCGTCGTGGTTTCTGTGCTCGGGCTCACCGCCAACAACACCTATTATGTTGCCGGTTTTGCTCGCGATGAGCGCGACAACGATGGTCCAGTTTCAAATGTTCTCGAAGCAACCACCATCGATACGGTGACGCCAGGCATTGTCACTGACCTTGTTGCAAGCAGTGGTTCAGGCAACACTCTTATCGAACTTAGCTGGACAGCGACCGGCGACGAAGGCAACTCCGGGACCGCTGACAGGTATTTGATACGCTACAATACCAGCGGCCATATCCAAACCGAATCGGATTGGGATAACGCCATAGAATGGACAGGGAGTACGCCCGTTGCACGCGCCAGCGGCTTAGCCATGACGGCGAACTTAGCCGGTCTTGTGCACGAGACTCCCTATTACTTCATGGTTAGAGCGGAAGATGAGGATGGAAATATCGGAGGCCTGGGTAATTCAGAACAAGGTTTCACTCAAGCTATTCCACCTGCGAGGATCAATACTCTCTGGGCATCTGTGTTTGGAGTGAGCGTTACTTTAAACTGGGTCGCGCCAGGAGATGATGGTTCTACGGGAGATTCAGTCGCATCCTACGATTTACGCCGAAGTACCTCGCCTATCAGTGAGGCTTCATTTGACGACGCCGAATCCATCGCTTTCCCAAATGACTTTATCCCGGCCGAGCCGGGTCAGGGCGAAACCCTCACGGTTGTCTGCCCAGAAGAATCGACAATTTACTACTTCGCCATCAAGGCAGTCGACAATTTCGGGGCAGAAGGTTCCATGTCGAATACGGCAAGCCTAACAACTGACGACTTAACTGCCCCCGCCGCTCCCAGTAATCTAACCGCCAGTAATGTTACGTCCGCCACTGGCGTCATCACCGCACAAAGCGTGGTCGCTTCGTCAGTCTTAGGGCCTGGCTGGTCCGCCGACAATGCCATTGACGGCAATGCCACCAGCCCGTGGGCATCTGAGGGCAGTACAAGCCCTTCAACCGAGACACTCACTCTTGACCTCGGTTCGGTACAATCCGTTGACCGAATTGCACTGCGCCCAGATGGTCTTTACACAACCCTCTTTCCCGCTGACTTCGACCTCTTGGTAAGCGAAAATGGAACTGATTGGGTAACCGTTGCAGCGGAAACCGGATTTAATACGATTGATGACAGCCTGATTGTCTGGGGATTCAGTCCACAAAATGCTCGCTACATAAAGCTTGCGAGCTACACCTCAGGAAGCATCTCTACTCCCGAGGGCAGCGAACTCTTTTATGTTCTATTGGCTGAAATACAAGCCTTCTATGCTGGAGAGATTGAAGCAGGTATTCAATTAACCTGGATGACGCCCGGCGATGATGATGCCACCGGTACCGCTTCTCAATATGAAGTCTTTTACAGTACAAGCTCTTTCAGTGAGGCCAGTTTAGATACGGCTGCCGCCCTAACCGGTGCACCGCCCCCTTTAAGTGCCGGCTCTCTCCAAACACTCGTAGTAGAGTCTCTCCCAGGAGAGTCCACCTACTATTTCGCAATGCGCGCTATTGATGAAGCCGGGAATGTTGGAGCCCTCTCTAGCATCGCCCAGATAACAACTCTGCCAATCCCACCGGGAGCCACACAGGACCTTCAAGCTGAGCCCACAAGTAGTTCTTCGGTTGGTCTTACCTTCAGCGAAAGCTTTGACGATGGACCCAATGGAGCCGGCGCTGCCTCCTACGAAATTCGCTACAGCCAAAGTGTTCTGACTTCCAATAACTTCGACTCCGCGGCACTCGTTCCCGCATCACCAACCCTCTCTGGCTCAACCTATTCTGTGTCGGTGGACGGACTTAGCCCAGGTACGGTCTACCGCTTTGCTATCAAATCCTTTGACGAGGCGGGCAACGCTTCCTACATGTCGAATGTTGCACTGGCTCAAACTGACACTGGACCAGACTTAATAGCACCACTGGAAATCGATGATTTCAGAATACAACTGGCACAAGAAGGTCAGGAACTTGTTCCCGCCTGGACCATCACAACGTCCTCACAACACCTTCCCGATTTTGGAGAAGAGCATTTAACGGATGGTTCTTATAGCACCGGCTGGGCAACGGAGCCTGCGACAACTCAAAATGAGAACCAAATCCGCATAGGTTTGTCGGAAGAAAGCTATATCGACTCGGTTCGCCTTATGCCCGCTCCAGGCCTAGGCGACCTCTTTCCTCGCTCCTTTACCGTGGAATACCGTGGGTCTGGTCTAAGTGCCTCTTGGCAAGAAATTGCTTCATTTGAGAACTACAGCCACAGCGATGCGGCAGAGCCTTTGGTAGTTAACCTCACACAGCCTGTTCTTGCTGCAGCCATTCGAATGGTTGTGACGGAATATGTACTCACCGATGGTCTTTATTATGCGGTTCTCGGTGAATTCGAAATTTATCGTCCTCAACTTGCTTCTGGTAATGCATTCGCTACTTGGACAGCTCCTGCCGACATAGGCCCAACTGGTAACGCTTCAGCCTACTCGATGAGTTTGAGCAGCTGCCCATGGAGCAGTGCCGACGCACAAGAGATCTCATCAGAACTCGCAGCTCCGCGTTCGGCCGGCTATCCTGAGCGTGCCGAGCTTTCTCTTAGTGCCGGAACCTACTGCTTTGGGTTAAGCAGTACAGACTCTGCCGGCAACGAAAGTTCCGCTGCGACTTTCGGTCCCGTAGTGATTCCATAAAAAGTTAAGAGGGATTCAAACGCTCTTTCGCAACCTGGTTGATGGCTTGAACAATGGCTTTGGGGTCAGCGGGTTTGACAACCCAAGCAAAGGCACCCAGCTCACTTGCGCGCTGAAAAAGTTTCTCGTCATTTGCAGCGCTCAAGACCATCACCGGCAGATCCCTCATAATGGGGTGCTGGCGTATCTTTTCCAAAAATGCCATGCCGTCCATGACCGGCATATTCATATCCGTTACGACCATAAAGATATTAGAATTAAGCTCCAATTGCTCAAGACCCTCCAGGCCATTACGCCCGAGCACAACCTCAAAGCCATCGTTGTGAAGCATTTCCGTTAACTGGTTCGATAAGTAGAGAGAATCATCGACCAAAAGCACTTTACCCTTTCGCTGAGCAAGGCCATTGTCGGTTGGCATAACGACCATCATGTCGCCGTTGCTTGACCCAGGTGTTGGCGTTATTTTTCTTTTGAACTGCGCTTCAATTTCTTTTGGATCCACATCGATGGTGAGATCTTCCGCACTGCTCATCACCTCAACGTCTCGAATTGAGAACTCTCCACTCAAGAACTTCCCAATCTCTCGGTGTAAAGATTCCACGGTCCGATAACGATCCTCAGGCTTTTTCTCCAAACACTTCAGGATGAGAGCTTCAAATTCGCGACTAAAGGACTGCGCCGGCATGGCTTGACGAATACCTTCAGGTTCCTCGTAGACATGTTTACTCAAAACGTGCTGCATTGAATCGGCATCGAAGAGTCGGCGCTTCGCAAGCGTTTGAAAAATCAAAACTCCCAACGCATAAATATCCGTCCTTCCATCGACCACTCCATCAATGATTTGCTCGGGAGCCATAAAGTGCGGGGTACCGCAGAGCCGACCCACCTGAGTTAAGGTGAGATCCATCGACTCATTCGAGTCTTCCATCAACTTCGCGATACCAAAGTCCAAGACTTTCACATGGTCTTTGGCTCCCGGCTTAGGTGTGACGAAAATGTTATCAGGCTTTAAATCACGATGGACGATTCCCTTTTCATGAGCCACCGTCAAAGCTGCGCAAACCTGCTGAATAATCTCAAGAAGCCACTTCGCCTCTACTTCGGGCGTAGGAACTCGCGATAATGGGTAGCCTTCTAGATATTCCATAACCAAAAAAAGATCTCGATTGGCCATCGAACCAAAATCGTAAACCTGAACCACATTGGGATGATTAAGCTGGCTCATGGACCGTGCCTCACGCTGAAAGCGAGCAACAAGGTTTGCTGAGGACTCCGGTAAAACCTTGATGGCGACAAAGCGGTCCATGGCGATATGTCGGGCTTTATAAACCAGCCCCATGCCACCGGCGCCGATGAGTTCCAACACTTCGTACCGTTGAGCAATAATGTGCCCTCGATAATCGTGATGCAGAGGCATACCGCAGGTGGGACACCTCGACGCTTGTGGCTCAAAATTCCGAGGACAATTTCCCCCCGGAGGACACCTCGGCCCAATTTTATTTGGAACGCTGGTCACCGTTTATCCCCTTTAGTCGGCGCGATAGAATACATTTTAGCGTCTTACCGGGTTCAACCCAAGGCTTGTCACAGCGAAGCAGCCAACTTCAGCTCGGTTTTTCACAAGGCATCACGGTGAACCGCGGTCCGGAACCCAAGTGACTACAAGTCGACAAAACTCATTAATATCAATAACTTAAAAACTAAAAGGGTGTGCGTCACAAAAACGGCGGAGGCCTATTTTCAAACCAAAATAACGTCGAGTTCACGAAACCGCAAAAGCGCTTAACCAAAGACTCGCATCGACTTCAGTTTTCTCTTAATATTTCCGCTATATGACGCTGTCTACAATGGAAATGCAGTTCGTCACACAGCTTGTGCTGGAACGAGCTGGGGTCGTGCTCGATGATGAGAAGAGGGATTTCGTTGAAACCCGTGTACGGGACTGTGCGCGCAAATTTAATTTTGAAAGCGGACAAATCCTTGTTGAGCACCTAAAAAGCAGCCATTACAGCCGACTTCACCGCCAACTGATCGAAGAACTCGTAGACGACGACACGCACTTCTTTCGAGACTTCCCGGTTTTTAAGAACATGCGCCATGAGCTGATTCCGAAGCTCTTGGAACGTAATAAAGACTCTAAAAAACTTAGAATTTGGTGCGGAGCTTGTTCAAGCGGACAAGAAGCTTATTCGATTGCCATTATGATGAAAGAAGCGATTCCGGGCCTCAAGGACTGGGATGTCAAAATCATAGGCAGTGATATGTCTAAGAAGCTCCTCGAGAAAGCCGCTGATGCTGTTTATAGCCAGGCTGAGGTGTCGCGCGGGATGCCAGCGCCGCTGCTTCTCAAACACTTTCACAAAGACGTAACAAAATGGGTTATCAACGACGACCACAAATCAATCGTGGAATTTCGTCAGATTAACCTCAATGGCAAATGGGACGAACTGCCTGGAAAGTGGGACGAAAAACCAG
This is a stretch of genomic DNA from Deltaproteobacteria bacterium. It encodes these proteins:
- a CDS encoding protein kinase; this encodes MPLHHDYRGHIIAQRYEVLELIGAGGMGLVYKARHIAMDRFVAIKVLPESSANLVARFQREARSMSQLNHPNVVQVYDFGSMANRDLFLVMEYLEGYPLSRVPTPEVEAKWLLEIIQQVCAALTVAHEKGIVHRDLKPDNIFVTPKPGAKDHVKVLDFGIAKLMEDSNESMDLTLTQVGRLCGTPHFMAPEQIIDGVVDGRTDIYALGVLIFQTLAKRRLFDADSMQHVLSKHVYEEPEGIRQAMPAQSFSREFEALILKCLEKKPEDRYRTVESLHREIGKFLSGEFSIRDVEVMSSAEDLTIDVDPKEIEAQFKRKITPTPGSSNGDMMVVMPTDNGLAQRKGKVLLVDDSLYLSNQLTEMLHNDGFEVVLGRNGLEGLEQLELNSNIFMVVTDMNMPVMDGMAFLEKIRQHPIMRDLPVMVLSAANDEKLFQRASELGAFAWVVKPADPKAIVQAINQVAKERLNPS
- a CDS encoding protein-glutamate O-methyltransferase CheR, with product MEMQFVTQLVLERAGVVLDDEKRDFVETRVRDCARKFNFESGQILVEHLKSSHYSRLHRQLIEELVDDDTHFFRDFPVFKNMRHELIPKLLERNKDSKKLRIWCGACSSGQEAYSIAIMMKEAIPGLKDWDVKIIGSDMSKKLLEKAADAVYSQAEVSRGMPAPLLLKHFHKDVTKWVINDDHKSIVEFRQINLNGKWDELPGKWDEKPVFDIIFLRNVITYFSRSVRESLLRKLPHHMHEDSYLILGKSEQPKDDSGLFEVSGEDKYSTYQMAPDRPTLAASKPQEEADGEEAPATGSAPVAPDEEADSKVLVTFRYKDLQSVMDMVFRDVDPEAHVYLGLKKAPMPGEQLFQVVNTVPDWAKKKDD